CATAAACTCGAAGGAGACGACTTCATACAACTACTACGCTTTTGTAGCAGCGTGAGACGCCAATCCGCCGAAGCGAGAGAATACTGGGGTCCATGGAAACTCCGCGAACTTAGGCAAAATTCAGTTTCCACACCAGACCAAGTCCACCCGCTCCCAGCACCACTGGGATAACGCCCCATTTCCAGCGGATCACTCCAATGAATACAATACAGCAGACAACGACACCGAACCAGTTCACCGGGCTTCCAGCCGGGAACAGCACATGGAGCCCGAGCCAGACGGCGAGGTTAAGAATCACACCGACCACGGCGGCGGTGATGGTCGAAAGTGCGGCGCTGAGCCACTTGTTCCCTCGCAATTGTTCAATGTGCGGTGCACCGAGGAAGATCCACAGAAAGCAGGGGAGAAAAGTCGTCCAAGTCGTTATGAACGCCGCAAACGTGGCCATCCATAATGGCGAGAAGGGTTCTGGAAACTTCCATCCTCCGAGAAACCCGACGAACTGCAAAACCATGATCAACGGCCCCGGCGTTGTCTCCGCAAGTCCAAGGCCATCGAGCATCTGACCGGCGGTAACCCAGCCGTAGTTCTCGACAGCCTGCTGCGAAACATAAGGAAGAACCGCGTAGGCACCGCCGAATGTGACCATAGCCGCTTTGCTGAAGAAGAGCCCCTGTTTGACCAGGAGATGGTCGAAGCCCAACCAAAGGCTCGTCAACAGAACGGGCATCCACCAGAGCGTGAGACAGATCCCGCACACCTTGAACGCACGGCCCCATGAGGGGCTCGCGTGGTCGGGAACCGCGTCTTCGTCGCCTATGACGCTGGTTCTTCCTTTCTTGGAACCGTGTCCGGTGATGACCGCGAACTTAGCTGGGTAGAGTTTTCCACCTGCAAAACCGAGAATCCCTGCACCCAGAATGATGACCGGGAAAGGAACGTGGAAGGCGAAAATCAGGATGAACGCAACGGTGGCCAATCCCCACATGACCTCGTTCTTCAACGCACGACTTCCGATGCGGAAAACGGCTCCCACGACTATCGC
The Verrucomicrobiales bacterium DNA segment above includes these coding regions:
- a CDS encoding chromate transporter; this encodes AIVVGAVFRIGSRALKNEVMWGLATVAFILIFAFHVPFPVIILGAGILGFAGGKLYPAKFAVITGHGSKKGRTSVIGDEDAVPDHASPSWGRAFKVCGICLTLWWMPVLLTSLWLGFDHLLVKQGLFFSKAAMVTFGGAYAVLPYVSQQAVENYGWVTAGQMLDGLGLAETTPGPLIMVLQFVGFLGGWKFPEPFSPLWMATFAAFITTWTTFLPCFLWIFLGAPHIEQLRGNKWLSAALSTITAAVVGVILNLAVWLGLHVLFPAGSPVNWFGVVVCCIVFIGVIRWKWGVIPVVLGAGGLGLVWKLNFA